A genome region from Penaeus chinensis breed Huanghai No. 1 chromosome 15, ASM1920278v2, whole genome shotgun sequence includes the following:
- the LOC125032908 gene encoding ATP-dependent DNA helicase PIF1-like isoform X2: MKTPDKEPSLQAPILPCTLVVETLNAGGTVKKSTTYKQIKLILGRNEFRDLILRIDSPKHSLKFSLRDFVLHKRFLKEGKATIVLKDANVNLMIANAPPNQLLVFMKTLAGKHSVTEEYETVRKNGGKVPLKERAANVPDASPVSSKRKRDSKDTSGSSTPKVPRFLNPLVLTSEQKRVLQVVHSGQNVFFTGSAGTGKSFLLKRIVGALPPDVTFVTASTGVAACQIGGTTLHAFAGIGSGKASVDQCIQLASRRVIAQQWKKCKHLVVDEVSMVDGDFFTKLETVGRAVRGNDKPFGGIQLILCGDFLQLPPVTRPGEKRVFCFQTPAWDRCINLSMELTDVRRQDDQEFIDILQSIRLGRCNEEMVERLKQTEKNTVERDGIKATRLCTHREDVNHINQEHLKKLAGDTQVFQAVDSDPGLSSLLDSQTPVVAKLTLKVGAQVMLMKNLDVGQGLVNGARGVVTGFKMGKEGNPVVRFLCGVTTEIKHEKWTVKGTGGIYLHRRQLPLKLAWAFSIHKSQGMTLDCAEMSLSRVFEAGQAYVALSRARNLKSIRVLDFGPECVRAHPDVLKFYQGLRRARYEEQQSIMQYL, from the exons ATGAAGACCCCAGACAAGGAACCATCATTACAAGCACCCATTTTACCTTGCACGTTAGTTGTGGAGACCCTTAATGCCGGAGGAACGGTGAAAAAGTCAACTACTTACAAACAGATAAAACTCATCTTGGGTCGAAATGAATTCAG ggACCTGATCCTGCGCATAGATTCCCCAAAACACTCTCTCAAATTTTCACTGAGGGACTTTGTACTCCATAAGCGATTCTTGAAGGAGGGAAAAGCCACCATCGTTCTGAAGGATGCCAACGTAAACTTGATGATAGCAAATGCCCCTCCAAATCAGCTGCTTGTCTTTATGAAGACACTGGCAGGGAAGCATTCGGTAACTGAG GAATATGAAACGGTGAGGAAGAATGGAGGCAAAGTGCCACTGAAGGAGAGAGCTGCAAATGTTCCAGATGCTTCCCCTGTTTCTAGTAAACGTAAAAGGGATTCAAAG gACACCTCAGGATCCTCAACTCCTAAGGTTCCCCGTTTTCTTAACCCTCTAGTCCTTACATCTGAACAGAAACGTGTGTTGCAAGTTGTACATTCTGgccaaaatgtattttttacgg GGAGTGCCGGTACTGGCAAAAGTTTTTTGCTGAAGCGTATTGTTGGTGCTCTTCCTCCTGATGTTACTTTTGTGACTGCAAGTACGGGTGTTGCTGCCTGTCAGATTGGAGGAACTACATTGCATGCATTTGCTG gcATAGGCAGTGGCAAAGCTTCTGTTGACCAGTGCATCCAGTTGGCATCAAGAAGAGTAATAGCTCAGCAATGGAAGAAATGTAAACATCTTGTTGTCGATGAAGTGTCAATGGTTGATGGTGATTTTTTCACA AAACTGGAAACAGTAGGGAGAGCAGTAAGAGGAAATGATAAGCCCTTTGGGGGAATCCAGTTAATTTTGTGTGGGGATTTCTTGCAACTTCCTCCTGTTACCAGGCCTGGGGAGAAACGAGTCTTCTGCTTCCAGACACCTGCTTGGGATCGCTGTATTAACCTTAGCATGGAGCTGACTGATGTGCGGAGACAAGACGACCAAGAGTTTATTGATATACTGCAGTCTATTCGGCTGGGAAG GTGTAATGAAGAAATGGTAGAGCGCttaaaacaaacagagaagaacACTGTAGAAAGGGATGGTATTAAGGCTACTAGGCTATGTACTCATCGCGAAGATGTGAATCACATTAATCAAGAACATCTAAAAAAATTAGCAG GTGATACTCAGGTTTTCCAGGCTGTCGACAGTGATCCTGGTCTGTCATCTTTACTTGACTCTCAAACTCCTGTTGTAGCTAAGTTAACCCTCAAAGTTGGTGCTCAAGTCATGTTGATGAAGAATCTCGACGTTGGCCAAGGCTTGGTCAATGGTGCAAGAGGAGTTGTTACAGGCTTCAAGATGGGTAAAGAAG GAAACCCTGTTGTAAGATTTTTATGTGGTGTCACAACAGAAATCAAGCATGAGAAATGGACAGTCAAGGGTACAGGGGGTATATATCTACACAGAAGACAACTCCCTTTGAAGTTGGCGTGGGCCTTCTCTATTCACAAGTCACAG GGAATGACACTAGACTGTGCCGAAATGTCTCTCTCAAGGGTATTTGAAGCGGGGCAAGCCTATGTTGCCCTGTCACGCGCAAGAAACTTGAAGAGCATCCGTGTGCTGGACTTTGGACCTGAATGTGTGCGTGCTCATCCTGATGTTCTCAAATTCTACCAGGGTCTAAGAAGAGCCCGTTATGAGGAACAGCAATCCATAATGCAATATCTTtaa
- the LOC125032908 gene encoding ATP-dependent DNA helicase PIF1-like isoform X1: protein MKTPDKEPSLQAPILPCTLVVETLNAGGTVKKSTTYKQIKLILGRNEFRDLILRIDSPKHSLKFSLRDFVLHKRFLKEGKATIVLKDANVNLMIANAPPNQLLVFMKTLAGKHSVTEVNGGVINARKRLLSTVPKSFEEISPLTFNEYETVRKNGGKVPLKERAANVPDASPVSSKRKRDSKDTSGSSTPKVPRFLNPLVLTSEQKRVLQVVHSGQNVFFTGSAGTGKSFLLKRIVGALPPDVTFVTASTGVAACQIGGTTLHAFAGIGSGKASVDQCIQLASRRVIAQQWKKCKHLVVDEVSMVDGDFFTKLETVGRAVRGNDKPFGGIQLILCGDFLQLPPVTRPGEKRVFCFQTPAWDRCINLSMELTDVRRQDDQEFIDILQSIRLGRCNEEMVERLKQTEKNTVERDGIKATRLCTHREDVNHINQEHLKKLAGDTQVFQAVDSDPGLSSLLDSQTPVVAKLTLKVGAQVMLMKNLDVGQGLVNGARGVVTGFKMGKEGNPVVRFLCGVTTEIKHEKWTVKGTGGIYLHRRQLPLKLAWAFSIHKSQGMTLDCAEMSLSRVFEAGQAYVALSRARNLKSIRVLDFGPECVRAHPDVLKFYQGLRRARYEEQQSIMQYL from the exons ATGAAGACCCCAGACAAGGAACCATCATTACAAGCACCCATTTTACCTTGCACGTTAGTTGTGGAGACCCTTAATGCCGGAGGAACGGTGAAAAAGTCAACTACTTACAAACAGATAAAACTCATCTTGGGTCGAAATGAATTCAG ggACCTGATCCTGCGCATAGATTCCCCAAAACACTCTCTCAAATTTTCACTGAGGGACTTTGTACTCCATAAGCGATTCTTGAAGGAGGGAAAAGCCACCATCGTTCTGAAGGATGCCAACGTAAACTTGATGATAGCAAATGCCCCTCCAAATCAGCTGCTTGTCTTTATGAAGACACTGGCAGGGAAGCATTCGGTAACTGAGGTAAATGGTGGAGTGATTAATGCAAGAAAACGTCTCCTATCAACGGTTCCAAAAAGCTTTGAGGAAATCAGTCCTCTTACTTTTAAT GAATATGAAACGGTGAGGAAGAATGGAGGCAAAGTGCCACTGAAGGAGAGAGCTGCAAATGTTCCAGATGCTTCCCCTGTTTCTAGTAAACGTAAAAGGGATTCAAAG gACACCTCAGGATCCTCAACTCCTAAGGTTCCCCGTTTTCTTAACCCTCTAGTCCTTACATCTGAACAGAAACGTGTGTTGCAAGTTGTACATTCTGgccaaaatgtattttttacgg GGAGTGCCGGTACTGGCAAAAGTTTTTTGCTGAAGCGTATTGTTGGTGCTCTTCCTCCTGATGTTACTTTTGTGACTGCAAGTACGGGTGTTGCTGCCTGTCAGATTGGAGGAACTACATTGCATGCATTTGCTG gcATAGGCAGTGGCAAAGCTTCTGTTGACCAGTGCATCCAGTTGGCATCAAGAAGAGTAATAGCTCAGCAATGGAAGAAATGTAAACATCTTGTTGTCGATGAAGTGTCAATGGTTGATGGTGATTTTTTCACA AAACTGGAAACAGTAGGGAGAGCAGTAAGAGGAAATGATAAGCCCTTTGGGGGAATCCAGTTAATTTTGTGTGGGGATTTCTTGCAACTTCCTCCTGTTACCAGGCCTGGGGAGAAACGAGTCTTCTGCTTCCAGACACCTGCTTGGGATCGCTGTATTAACCTTAGCATGGAGCTGACTGATGTGCGGAGACAAGACGACCAAGAGTTTATTGATATACTGCAGTCTATTCGGCTGGGAAG GTGTAATGAAGAAATGGTAGAGCGCttaaaacaaacagagaagaacACTGTAGAAAGGGATGGTATTAAGGCTACTAGGCTATGTACTCATCGCGAAGATGTGAATCACATTAATCAAGAACATCTAAAAAAATTAGCAG GTGATACTCAGGTTTTCCAGGCTGTCGACAGTGATCCTGGTCTGTCATCTTTACTTGACTCTCAAACTCCTGTTGTAGCTAAGTTAACCCTCAAAGTTGGTGCTCAAGTCATGTTGATGAAGAATCTCGACGTTGGCCAAGGCTTGGTCAATGGTGCAAGAGGAGTTGTTACAGGCTTCAAGATGGGTAAAGAAG GAAACCCTGTTGTAAGATTTTTATGTGGTGTCACAACAGAAATCAAGCATGAGAAATGGACAGTCAAGGGTACAGGGGGTATATATCTACACAGAAGACAACTCCCTTTGAAGTTGGCGTGGGCCTTCTCTATTCACAAGTCACAG GGAATGACACTAGACTGTGCCGAAATGTCTCTCTCAAGGGTATTTGAAGCGGGGCAAGCCTATGTTGCCCTGTCACGCGCAAGAAACTTGAAGAGCATCCGTGTGCTGGACTTTGGACCTGAATGTGTGCGTGCTCATCCTGATGTTCTCAAATTCTACCAGGGTCTAAGAAGAGCCCGTTATGAGGAACAGCAATCCATAATGCAATATCTTtaa
- the LOC125032973 gene encoding 5'-3' exoribonuclease 2-like, producing MEVDQKQSIKKLSKGVLDLKFMKKSKEKAVLQEENEERQQLYQDQLSLLHKGADRIVMVDSYFDCMDFLPCRLSFGGMDPDIEKLNEDKLTGVYKPERILPAPSKGDGIEEDVTAEEIAENYSKLLGNKAKQFTKRKSDHNEFENDDDSQKNKYFKGNATRGKRPMFTNREYINPQGRGGFTNKGRGDFSNRGQGDFSNRGQGDSSNRGQGDSSNRGQGDFSNRGRGDFRGRGRGDFRGRGRGDFRGRGRGDFSNRGRGSHDDRRGEGGQNSGRNFSPGLKKLKFMNPQE from the exons aTGGAGGTTGATCAGAAACAAAGTATTAAAAAACTTTCGAAAGGAGTCTTAGACTTGAAG TTCatgaaaaagagtaaagaaaaagcaGTGCtacaagaagagaatgaagagcggCAGCAGCTGTACCAGGACCAACTATCATTACTGCATAAAGGAGC GGACCGTATTGTTATGGTTGACTCATATTTTGACTGTATGGACTTTTTACCCTGCCGTTTATCCTTTGGTGGAATGGACCCAGATATTGAGAAGCTTAATGAGGACAAGTTAACCGGAGTATACAAACCTGAAAG GATTTTACCAGCACCCAGTAAGGGGGATGGAATAGAGGAGGATGTGACAGCAGAAGAGATTGCAGAGAATTATAGCAAGCTGTTAGGCAACAAGGCTAAGCAATttacaaaaagaaagagtgaTCACAATGaatttgaaaatgatgatgattctcAGAAAAATAAATACTTCAAAGGAAATGCAACCAGAGGGAAGAGGCCAATGTTTACGAACAGAGAGTATATTAACCCTCAAGGCAGGGGCGGGTTTacaaataagggtagaggggatttCAGTAACAGAGGCCAGGGGGATTTCAGTAACAGAGGCCAGGGGGATTCCAGTAATAGAGGCCAGGGGGATTCCAGTAACAGAGGCCAGGGGGATTTCAGCAACAGAGGCCGGGGAGATTTCAGAGGCAGGGGTAGAGGTGATTTCAGAGGCAGGGGTAGAGGTGATttcagagggaggggcagaggggattTCAGCAACAGAGGTAGAGGTTCCCATGAtgacaggagaggagaaggtggtcAGAATAGTGGAAGAAATTTTAGTCCAGGTCTAAAGAAATTAAAGTTCATGAATCCCCAAGAATGA